A genomic window from Anthonomus grandis grandis chromosome 4, icAntGran1.3, whole genome shotgun sequence includes:
- the LOC126734950 gene encoding uncharacterized protein LOC126734950 → MAANVTKKVGLFKRLWNDVPEIVGSAAFAIVGLGLTITANILYIKKDGDNRPYKPFYTVYRHDDPRVSTLKTSCEETSSV, encoded by the exons ATGGCAGCCAACGTAACTAAGAAAGTAGGACTATTCAAGAGGCTTTGGAATGATGTCCCTGAAATAGTTGGAAGTGCCGCTTTTGCCATTGTTG GCTTAGGGTTAACGATAACGGCAAATATACTATACATCAAGAAAGATGGTGATAATAGGCCTTACAAACCATTTTACACAGTGTATCGTCATGATGATCCCCGAGTCTCAACTCTAAAAACCTCTTGTGAAGAAACTAGCAgtgtataa
- the LOC126734943 gene encoding uncharacterized protein LOC126734943: MKCLRQHYLKVHTEKTFKCISCLKCFPSRSILIDHQKFCQTHFQCLECNASYSCYFTLKTHSRRKKHRILKKQDYKPLNLTKDMTFQGIDTVEKKSQSIIQILSESSQTEFRPIRITQHTQTGCRNIVITSETQTERPILTNVDDNLRNVTTQTDLVESKETSCNTSFDIREFEATFREHIEKSSFGTQTQHLKNDIFVANHGSITTDTSDLLSDSLSNFDTNFFNCNTETQTDLIFDNEMLMSDYYSNMHTQTCDEILQDLNGFNDIQTQTGLQDSFRSVESQTLMSTSDKLCPNILKDIVHSETQTDVEFRQMLEIINS; this comes from the coding sequence ATGAAATGTCTAAGGCAGCATTACCTAAAAGTCCACACAGAAAAGACCTTTAAATGTATTTCTTGTTTGAAATGTTTTCCCTCCAGGAGCATTTTAATTGACCATCAAAAGTTTTGCCAAACACATTTCCAGTGCCTGGAGTGCAATGCCTCATACAGTTGTTATTTCACCTTAAAGACACATTCCAGACGGAAGAAGCATAGGATACTAAAAAAACAAGATTATAAACCTTTGAATCTCACTAAGGATATGACCTTTCAGGGGATTGACACTGTGGAAAAGAAGTCTCAAAgcataattcaaattttaagtgAGAGCAGTCAAACAGAATTTAGACCTATCCGAATCACCCAACACACTCAAACTGGTTGCAGAAATATTGTAATCACTTCGGAGACACAAACTGAAAGAcctattttaacaaatgttgATGACAATTTAAGAAATGTGACAACACAAACTGACTTAGTTGAGTCAAAGGAAACTTCATGCAACACTTCATTTGATATAAGGGAATTTGAGGCTACATTTAGGGAACACATTGAAAAAAGCTCATTTGGAACACAgactcaacatttaaaaaatgatatatttgTGGCAAATCATGGTTCTATAACCACAGATACTTCAGATTTGTTATCTGATTCTCTCAGCAACTTTGATACAAACTTTTTCAATTGCAACACAGAAACTCAAACTGATTTGATTTTTGACAATGAAATGCTAATGTCTGATTATTATTCTAACATGCACACGCAGACATGTGATGAGATCCTTCAGgatttaaatggttttaatGACATTCAGACCCAAACTGGTTTGCAGGACAGTTTCAGATCTGTGGAAAGTCAGACATTGATGTCTACTTCAGATAAACTTTGCCCAAATATCTTGAAAGATATTGTACATTCTGAGACACAGACTGATGTGGAATTTAGACAGATGCTTGAAATAATAAACTCTTGA